The following nucleotide sequence is from Streptomyces sp. NBC_00239.
GCTGGTGTTTTGGCAAGAGCGGACTTGGTGAGGTGGTGCGGATTCCCGGAACGTCCCAGGTACGAGAGCAATATGGAAGATGTCGCCCCCTGGTGACGTAGCTACTTTGCTAAGTGCCGGAAGCGAGCGAACGGAATTCCTTTCCGGTGCGAGACGTGAATGTCCAACGTTGCGCGGGCCGTCGGAAAGAGACGTCCACGGCCGTGATCGATTTCCATCTGACAACCACTCGCCGGGTCATTTCCGCGCGGTGGCGGATATTGCTGCCGCCGTCCGGTCGCGACCGGCCGATGCTTTCTTGGGGTAGGGATGCGTAAATTCGCTGTGCGGGCCGAGCACGGGGTGGTCGGCTTCGCGCCGGTGCGGGCACTGATCAACACGGGCGTCACGGCCGTATGGCCCCGGGACGCGCGCGTCGGGCTGCGGCTGGTCGCTCCCGACGACCCCGCGTGCGCCACGCGCGAGGAAGCGGGCAGCCGCGCCGGCCCGGTCCCCGGCCGGGATCTGAGCCGGCTGCCGCACGGGGAACGGGTGCTGCGCAGCCTGTACGAGGTCGGGCGGGCGTGGCTGGACCAGATCGGCCCCTGCCGGGTCGACATCATCGACGCCGACCTCCTCGACGACGGCAGCAGGCTGTTCTTCGCGACGCTCGCCGAACTGTCCGACGGCGCGGTCACGATCAACTGCCCGGCCGACCCGTCCGTCCCGGCGTCCGGTCCGGCCGACCTGTCCGGTCCGTCCGGTCTGGTGTCCGCGGCCCTGAGCGCCCGCGAGCGCCGCATCGAGCGGCTGGCGGCCTCGTCCGACCGGCTCAGCGGCGAGGAGACCGACTTCCTGTACGAGCAGGCGGTCGGCTATCTCCGCGCCGGCGACGGCTGGACCGCGGAAGGCGTCCTGCGCGCCGTCCTGCGGCAGCGCCCGACACCCGCGGTCTGGGCCAAGCTGCGGACCGCCTGCGCGCTGCTCGGACGGCCCCTCGACGCCGGCCGCGAACGCCACGGCGACCGTGACGCCAGCCGTGACGGCGGCCGGGTCCAGCAGGCGCGCCACGGCGGCCGGTCCGGGCGGGCCGACCGGGCGGGCCGCGGGCCGCTCCGGCTGCACGCGGGCTGGGAGAGGCTGGAGGAGTGGGCCGACACGGCCGGACAGATCGAGAAGAACGCCGTGCACAAGGCCCTCTTCGCCATCGCCGACCGCACGGTGTTCCGGTCGTACGAGACCTACGGGGACGCCGCCCGGCCGCTCGACTTCTTTGTCCTGGTAAAGGAGAGTCTCGTGCTCAAGATCCGTTTTCGCGACCTCGACACCTTCGAGATCGCACAGGTCGGCTCGATCGACGAGGTGCCCGGAATCGACAGGGGAACCGGCCGGGCGGCCTGAAATGACACCTCGGCTTGAAATGGTCGGTCGAGCGGGCCGGTGTGGCCTCCCCAACACCGGCCCGCACGGACGTGGTTGAGCCGCACAAGTGTGCTTGACAGGGTGCGGGGCCTGTGGAAATGTCGGTGGCACTTGCGACACCTGGGCTTGCGCTGTCAGGAATTCGGGGAGATCCAATGCCGCCACTGGAAGTGTCCGGAATAGATGTTTCCTCGCGGGTCCGGGCCCGCGACATTCAAATGGCCGGCGTCGCTGACATACGCCGCCACGTCCTGATGATTTCAGGAGCCATCGACACCGTCGACCACGACGTCTCCGTCTGCGTCAACCTCCCCGAGCCCGGCCGCTGGCAGGTCATCAAGTCCGAGACCAACCTGACGGACCGCACCTGGGTCGCCATGCAGGCGGCCACCGACGAGGACTCCGTCTTCGTCAACGACGCCGACACCCTCGTGATGTCCCGCCAGTTCTCCAAGTCCTTCATCACGCCCGACCAGCGTCGACTGACCTTCTACGGCGGTGAAGTGCGCCCGGGTGAAGCCGTGGTGAAGATGTATTCGCTGGAGACCACCGGCCGCAAGCCCACCTACGCGTACTCCCGGTACAGCCCGATCGCCACCGACAGCCCGGAGGTCGCGGCCAAGACCCTCGACCAGATGATCGCCGAGGGCATCCCGCAGCGCCCGGTCATCGAGGTCATCGTCCCGGTGACGGTCATCGGGTGATCACCTTCGTTCCCCAGCCCCACCTGCTGGACTCGCCCCGGGGCCGGGAGTGGCCGCCCGCCCCCGCCGCCGGGACCCGGAGCCCGGACACCGCCCCGCTGCCCGCCACCGCGGACGTGGCCGTCGTCGGGGCCGGACCGGCCGGACTCGCCGTCGCCTCCGCGCTCTGGCACCTCGGCGTCCACGACGTGGTGATCCTCGACCGCGGCGGCCGGCCCTGCGGCCGCTTCTTCGACCGCGTCGACGTCCTCGGACAGCGCGTCCTGCGCTCGCCCTACGAACACCACCCCGGTGTCGAGGGCTACCGCGACTGCGAACTGCTCGACTACGCCCGCCTCCACTGGTCGTACCTCACCCCGGTCGAGCGCCGCGAAATCCGGATGGCCCAGTCCGGGCACCGCTCCGTCGTGCCCGTCGACGTCTTCGAGGCCTACTGCAAGCACGTCGCCGGCCTGCACCACGTGGACGAGAAGACCTGGCGGGCCACCGTCCGCGAGGTCCGGCCCACCGACGACGGCGTCACCCTCCGCGGCGACGGCTTCGCCGTCAAAGCCGCGTACACCGTCCTGTGCCTCGGCGAGGAGCGCCGTACCGCGCCCGCCCACTGGTGGGACGGCGACACCACCCCGCGCGGCGTCAGCTACTGGGACGAGCCCGTGCCCGGCGAAGCCCGGCGGCTGGTCGTCGTCGGCGCCGGACTCAGCGCCGCCCACCTCATCGCCAACGCGCTGCACGACGGCAAGGACGTGCACTGGATCCTGCGCGCCCCCGAGGAGCGCTACCAGTGCGCCGACGTCAACGCGTCGTTCTTCCGCGCCGAGGGCCGGGCCCGCTTCGACGGCACCAGCTGGGACGACCGCACGGCCCTGATGCGCGGACACCGCCGGGCCTCCGTCATGTTCGAGTTCAGGCCCCTGCTGGAACGCGCCGAAGCCGACGGCCGGCTCACCGTCCACCGCGGCCACGAGGTGACCGCCGTGACGCCCGAGCGCGCCGGCCGCACCGCCGTCCGGCTCGCGGACGGCGCACAGGTCATCGGCGACCACGTCGTCCTGGCGCTGGGCACCACCGTCTCCAACGGCGACGCACTGCTGCCCGCGGGAGTCACCGCCGACCGCGACGGCTGGCCCGACCTGGACGAGCGGACCCTCTCCTACCGCAACGCCCCCCGCGTGTTCGCCGTCGGCGCGGCCGCCGGCATGGTGCTCGGCCCCGCCGCCCGCAACATCGACGGCCACCGGGTGGCGACCGCCCGGGTGGCCACCGCCGTCGCCGCCCACCTGGAAGCGGCCTCCGGCCCGCGCCGCCGCACCGAGGACCGGGTGAACGCCGGTGTCTGACCGCAACCACCCCACCGACCACTCCGCCGGTCACGGCCCCGACACGGGCCCCGAGCCCGAACTCGACGCCTACGACCCGCGGTTCGCCCTGACCCCCGTCGACGAGCCCGCACTCACCGAGACCGGCGTCATGCTCATGGGCCTGGACGCCGAACGCCTCCTCGCCGGACTCGGCATGGCCACCCTCGCCGACGACCCCGCCCAGGTCGCCCTCGCCGTCGACCGGGTCCGCCACGGCGTCACCGCCGCCCTCGGCTTCGACACCCTCGTCGAGGCCGGCGCCCGCCGCTGGCGCGCCGCCCGCACCGCACTCGCCCTCGCGGGCCCGCACCCGCCGGCCCCCGCC
It contains:
- a CDS encoding DUF6235 family protein, with the protein product MRKFAVRAEHGVVGFAPVRALINTGVTAVWPRDARVGLRLVAPDDPACATREEAGSRAGPVPGRDLSRLPHGERVLRSLYEVGRAWLDQIGPCRVDIIDADLLDDGSRLFFATLAELSDGAVTINCPADPSVPASGPADLSGPSGLVSAALSARERRIERLAASSDRLSGEETDFLYEQAVGYLRAGDGWTAEGVLRAVLRQRPTPAVWAKLRTACALLGRPLDAGRERHGDRDASRDGGRVQQARHGGRSGRADRAGRGPLRLHAGWERLEEWADTAGQIEKNAVHKALFAIADRTVFRSYETYGDAARPLDFFVLVKESLVLKIRFRDLDTFEIAQVGSIDEVPGIDRGTGRAA
- a CDS encoding DUF6423 family protein translates to MAGVADIRRHVLMISGAIDTVDHDVSVCVNLPEPGRWQVIKSETNLTDRTWVAMQAATDEDSVFVNDADTLVMSRQFSKSFITPDQRRLTFYGGEVRPGEAVVKMYSLETTGRKPTYAYSRYSPIATDSPEVAAKTLDQMIAEGIPQRPVIEVIVPVTVIG
- a CDS encoding FAD/NAD(P)-binding protein, producing the protein MITFVPQPHLLDSPRGREWPPAPAAGTRSPDTAPLPATADVAVVGAGPAGLAVASALWHLGVHDVVILDRGGRPCGRFFDRVDVLGQRVLRSPYEHHPGVEGYRDCELLDYARLHWSYLTPVERREIRMAQSGHRSVVPVDVFEAYCKHVAGLHHVDEKTWRATVREVRPTDDGVTLRGDGFAVKAAYTVLCLGEERRTAPAHWWDGDTTPRGVSYWDEPVPGEARRLVVVGAGLSAAHLIANALHDGKDVHWILRAPEERYQCADVNASFFRAEGRARFDGTSWDDRTALMRGHRRASVMFEFRPLLERAEADGRLTVHRGHEVTAVTPERAGRTAVRLADGAQVIGDHVVLALGTTVSNGDALLPAGVTADRDGWPDLDERTLSYRNAPRVFAVGAAAGMVLGPAARNIDGHRVATARVATAVAAHLEAASGPRRRTEDRVNAGV
- a CDS encoding DUF6187 family protein — its product is MSDRNHPTDHSAGHGPDTGPEPELDAYDPRFALTPVDEPALTETGVMLMGLDAERLLAGLGMATLADDPAQVALAVDRVRHGVTAALGFDTLVEAGARRWRAARTALALAGPHPPAPASLRRAWDQALTTLAYCDLGEPGPATTAHLAACWLRHDEIDRCAQRPAAAPTGS